Part of the Triticum urartu cultivar G1812 chromosome 2, Tu2.1, whole genome shotgun sequence genome, aaAGCAAGGCTGCACACACCTAGGTTCAGCGCTCTTAATTAAATTTAACAAGCAGCAAAGAATTGAATGTCAAAATTCATCAAAGTTACTTAATCTGTTGTCAGCGATGACTTGTTGCACATACCAGAGGTCTAATATTCTTTcattctcttctcttttctttcgGAGTAATATGCAAAATTAGCTAGATCCATGCCCAGTCTACACTAAAAGAGTATAAGAACTTATTTCTGGGATTATAGGCTAAACATAAGCATGGCAAGCTACGCAGATAACAAGGCAACTCAAAACTATTTtttcaagcaaatgtaaacagtATCAGACACACATAAATCCTACCACAGTATCATACTTCAGACGTAAACCGAACAAACAAAATTCATATCAGAGTATTTAGACATAAGTTGTTTACATCAGCCAACATTATATCCAACGGAACTTGAGGAAATTATGTTCCTAAATACAGAGAAGGTTTACTTCACTGAATGGATCTTCTATATCATCACGCTCGGCGCTGCTTTCCTGCAGAGTGCAGACATGCAAGTTAATTACTATGCATAAGAAGTCCAGCAGGTGTATTAGGACCACTGTATACTTACATAGTTAGGAAAAATAACCATGTCAACATCATCGGGGACGTCAGCTAACAGGCATCTGATGGAATACTACCGGGATATAACAACTCATTGGTGTCTAGATGCATTATCCAATCCATGCCAGATTCCTACCATGAAGAAAAATGCTTTTTGTTTATGATAAATACAATACACTAAACGAACACTATTAATAATTGCTGGTGATAAGCCGAAAACAAACATACATACCCGGGCCATCACAATGGCCATCTCCATGTTGAGTGCTTGCTTCAAAAATAGTTTGCGGTTGCAAGGCTTGTAGAAGAATCCTGCGAGCCAGGTTTCGTTCCAGATTCGGCTGCAGGTGAAACATATACATCATCAGAATGGGCATCGAAATGAATTTGTGTATAGCCCGACGAGGCACGTGGGCGGCAAAGATTGTTTCGCACCACCTGGCCTGCTACTCCTCAAGCTCCTTGGTCATGTACACCACCTTCATACCcctaaagaagaagaagagaaacaGAGTCAGACATTGAGAACAAGCAGAGTGAAATTGGTACTACTGGATTCTTCAAAATCTCAAGCGAGGAACGCACGGGGATGGACTCGAGGACCCCGACGACGCTGGGCTTGGCGGCCTTGCCCTCGACGAAGAGCAAAAAGTCGCCGATGACCTTGTGGTAGAAGAGCCACGGCAGGATCCGGTCCAGGCCTGCGGAGGTGCTCGTTTGCACGCACACCTGGCAAGCAAGCAAAAGATCAGCAGGTCGGACACATAGGCCATGGTGAGTAGCTTCATGGTGGTCCATGGTGAGTAACTTCAAGTGTAATCTTCAAAAGCAATCAGTATTAAAATCAGTTGATTCGGAAATAGAAAAGGCATCATGATTGTGGTAAGAAGGAACCACTAATTAGTAATCAACATGCATGTATGCATGTGGGTTGAAAGCATGGACATTGCTCAAAAACCATGAAACCAAACAATCGCAGGCTCACAGTATACAGGGAAATTaggaaaaatataaaatataattaACTGCCTGTATGCTAGAAGAATAGGTGCAGTAACTTTCGAATGTATTAACAATTTGTATATGGTATCATATTTACGTATTTAATAGGATTTTACACATAACATATCGAGGTTTAATTGCACCTGTGtgttaaacaagatccagatagaTGAATGCAGAACCAACCGATTGGATGGACAGTGAGTGCAGGGCGGTTGGAGACCTCGGAAACAGCCTCTCCAGTGGCTTCCTGCCACCGACAGTCAAGATCATCCTCTGCAACAATGCTGCGTTCATGCTTCAATAACCTAACATTCCCATTTGTAAAGCTCTCCATCCCCTCCTAAAAACAAATATCAGCAACGGTTAGTTGGGAACTATGGCACAAACACATTTGTCAGATACCTTACGAATAAATAAAATAAGGATAAAAATTGCAGGTAACTTTTAACTGAGATCAGAGCCAGTGGAACATAATGGACCATTGTTTTGTTACATTACATGATCCTAGATCCCTGTACACCAGTGAGGTGTGCAATTTACTACGGTATACTCATGGATAAAAAAATCCAGGGACAACACACTTACTAAACAGTGTGCTTGTTACTTCCAGATTGCGCTCACTGCCACTATGTTGGCAGCAACAGCGGCCATGCCTCCGGTCACAAGTGTACTTCCAGATACTGAAATAGTCTCCATACACTGCTTTGGCAACAAATTTCTATTTTCTGTATCAAAACCTAGAAGTATAGGTCGAATCTATTCTTCAAGACAAATCTAACCAAATTATTTCTTTTAGACTAACCAAAATAATGATACATAATACAGTCAGAACAATTTTACTGCACGCATTCTATGATGACATCTATCCCCACATGGAGGTTTTTCAGTAGACAAACAAAGAGCGAAATTCTGGCCTTCACGAAGCAAATCGTGAGGCAGGGATTTATCTCATCGAACAAGCTTCCTGCTTCACAGGTCGGACACATCGGCCGGTGACCGGCGAGGAAGAGGGCGGAGGTGAGATTGGAAAGGTAGTACTTTGGGGTGGTGTGTGTCCGGCGCGTCGAAGTGGAAGGACCAGCCGCGGAGGTAGGGGAAggcggggcggcgggggcggcgagcaCCTCGacgcaggaggcggcggaggagtgGAGGGACTGCAGCCTCGACGGGGCCGGCACGGCCAGGCGaggggagccggcgtcgtccatGCCGCCGCGGCACTGGAGCGCGAACGCGAGGAGGGCGAGCGCGAGCAGTTGGGCAGTGAGGAGGAGCAGCAGGTGGCGCCACGCCGCGGCGCCGCCGCCGACGCGGTGGAGGACGGCGACCGGAGATCGGGCCGAGGGCG contains:
- the LOC125536992 gene encoding D-aminoacyl-tRNA deacylase-like; the encoded protein is MDDAGSPRLAVPAPSRLQSLHSSAASCVEEGMESFTNGNVRLLKHERSIVAEDDLDCRWQEATGEAVSEVSNRPALTVHPIGWFCIHLSGSCLTHRCN